From Caldisericota bacterium, the proteins below share one genomic window:
- a CDS encoding DUF4870 domain-containing protein, giving the protein MKKTDEFDVNDVQENKVFAALSYLGILVLIPLLVKKDSKFAMEHAKQGLVLFIIEMILWVINFIPVLGQILWIVVGIILFIVSLMGLIYALQGKFWKIPFVYDWAQNFKL; this is encoded by the coding sequence ATGAAAAAGACGGATGAATTTGATGTAAATGATGTCCAAGAAAATAAGGTGTTTGCAGCACTGAGTTATCTTGGTATCCTTGTGCTTATTCCATTGCTTGTCAAAAAGGACAGTAAATTTGCTATGGAGCATGCAAAACAGGGTCTTGTGTTGTTTATAATAGAAATGATCTTATGGGTTATTAATTTTATTCCTGTTCTTGGCCAGATTTTATGGATTGTAGTGGGTATTATTCTTTTTATTGTGAGTTTAATGGGACTGATTTATGCGCTTCAAGGAAAGTTCTGGAAAATTCCATTTGTTTATGATTGGGCACAAAATTTCAAACTTTAG
- a CDS encoding 5'-nucleotidase C-terminal domain-containing protein translates to MKESKIAKNLLISLIIVVMVFSITMFSGFIPRLQKVTILTTSDFQSQIAPYTTKVVIGGEQQKIEVGGAARVAGLVKYLKKRNGNASTLFLTSGDDFIGPVFRAFGGIPTTFLWDQIATAWCLGNHEFDLGPETLGNALDYATMPVLGANMDVSQEPALAGKVQPDMIKMVGNIKIGIFGLMTPNLPIISSVGKVTVDGDLEAIARSEVAKLKSQGADIIIAVTHIGLDVDKDIASKVDGIDVIVGGHSHTLMEVPAEVVTPNGGTTIIVQDGAKAAYLGELNLYIGRRGIDHFKWNLHLLDENVPTDPFTEKMVDYFMNQMPPPEKVGESLIDLDARKITVRKMEAEIGNLFTDAMCESVGTKIAVTNGGGIRGDKIYPKGEITTATITEMHPFGNSIVVVNLTGAQLKEVLERGAAALRSVNDPRDPSTIGSGSFLQIAGLKITIDISKTPQQLSSDNTSIVVPGERVTEVLVNGEPLNMDKIYEVAVNDFIAAGGDGYLTLKNLPDADKDFTYVYLTDALSRYIENHTPISPEVEGRITILGE, encoded by the coding sequence ATGAAAGAAAGTAAAATTGCAAAGAATCTGTTGATTTCACTTATTATTGTTGTAATGGTATTCTCAATTACAATGTTCAGCGGTTTTATTCCTCGTTTACAAAAAGTTACAATCCTCACAACATCTGATTTTCAGAGTCAAATTGCACCATATACAACAAAAGTGGTTATTGGAGGCGAGCAGCAGAAAATCGAGGTGGGTGGCGCTGCGCGTGTTGCAGGACTCGTAAAGTATTTAAAGAAGAGAAATGGGAATGCAAGCACATTATTTCTTACATCAGGAGATGATTTTATTGGACCAGTATTCAGGGCGTTTGGAGGTATCCCTACTACATTTTTGTGGGATCAAATTGCAACTGCATGGTGTCTAGGAAACCACGAATTTGACCTTGGCCCCGAGACACTTGGCAATGCATTGGATTATGCAACGATGCCTGTACTTGGTGCGAATATGGATGTTTCTCAGGAACCAGCCCTTGCTGGAAAAGTTCAGCCGGACATGATAAAGATGGTAGGCAACATCAAAATAGGGATCTTTGGTCTTATGACACCAAATCTTCCTATAATTTCAAGCGTAGGGAAAGTAACGGTAGATGGAGATCTTGAGGCGATTGCAAGAAGTGAAGTAGCGAAATTGAAGAGCCAGGGCGCTGATATTATTATTGCTGTTACCCATATTGGCTTAGATGTGGATAAAGATATCGCGTCAAAGGTTGATGGTATTGACGTGATTGTTGGTGGACATTCACACACGCTTATGGAAGTTCCAGCTGAAGTTGTAACGCCAAATGGAGGAACAACAATTATTGTTCAGGATGGCGCGAAAGCAGCCTATCTTGGAGAGTTGAATCTTTATATTGGCAGACGAGGCATTGATCATTTTAAATGGAATTTACATCTTTTGGATGAAAATGTTCCGACAGATCCATTTACTGAAAAAATGGTTGATTACTTTATGAATCAGATGCCACCCCCAGAAAAAGTAGGAGAATCACTCATTGATCTTGATGCAAGGAAAATAACTGTAAGGAAAATGGAAGCAGAAATTGGAAACCTATTTACAGATGCAATGTGCGAATCAGTTGGCACAAAGATTGCAGTAACCAATGGTGGAGGTATTAGAGGAGACAAGATTTATCCTAAGGGAGAGATTACTACAGCGACGATTACAGAGATGCACCCATTCGGAAATTCCATTGTTGTTGTAAATCTTACAGGAGCACAGCTTAAAGAGGTTCTTGAGAGAGGTGCAGCTGCTCTTCGTTCGGTAAACGATCCGAGAGACCCATCAACAATAGGATCAGGCTCATTCTTGCAGATAGCTGGCCTTAAAATAACAATTGACATAAGTAAAACACCTCAGCAGCTGAGCAGTGATAATACGAGCATAGTCGTCCCGGGAGAAAGAGTTACCGAGGTGCTTGTAAACGGTGAGCCGCTTAATATGGATAAGATTTATGAAGTCGCAGTGAACGACTTTATTGCAGCAGGAGGAGATGGGTATCTGACTCTAAAAAATCTACCGGATGCTGATAAAGATTTTACATATGTATATCTGACAGATGCGCTTAGTCGCTACATTGAGAATCATACGCCAATTTCACCGGAAGTTGAGGGAAGGATTACTATTTTAGGAGAATAA
- a CDS encoding stalk domain-containing protein: protein MKKIIIVLISVLFLMPIFTMNARADSLVTVTVNPSLRDSIAAYSISFVTTTDLIGGKDDIFIKFPEGTTLPCSCPHNWHLEYFLINNYKPARVGKMSDIPYTMYLEIPGGITIKAGETVNVEIKSQANIWNPKTPGLYSLTLWTTKQGKMQSNEYEITSTQIQNLEVAATPSASSLIGAYNITFTTGEKGNLYNGQNIYIQFPSGTAFPSVPHKNNIAVNGQEIRDVSIQENIMTITLAYSINKNRDTTIKIDGGFGLKNPPEKGIYTLNVWTDSEPEPVETEFEIKSQYIVFTQITTNPLSPDGYNNYYKTKPEITLTGETNTSETITTFYKLDEGTYSEYADPFQIPEGIHTLYYYSKTNTYIEEEKSEEFKVDTTIPIINIEFPGDDPYYTGDESILIYGTLSEAAQLSIMQGFVNVKDDLTFAKEVMLALGENKINISATDIAGNKTYQTITIILDTTVPMLSVTSPGEWNTIKTKEITVIGNVSPYNTDVYINNKKVNVSNNGEFTYSFVPEIKGSLIPIKVKAIYPLSKKSAEKTITVIYDPVLFEVVFTVDSYTALVNNEQKKMDVAPFIDKNSNRTLIPVRFVTEFLGGKVSWDGEKREVTIQISGKEIKLQIGNSTTYIDGTPVELDQPAIIKESRTFVPLRFVAETFGFTVNWDSNTRSIKINTP from the coding sequence ATGAAAAAAATTATTATAGTTTTAATAAGTGTACTTTTTTTAATGCCCATCTTCACAATGAATGCCCGCGCCGATTCTTTGGTTACCGTAACGGTAAACCCCTCACTCAGAGATTCCATTGCAGCGTATAGCATAAGTTTCGTCACAACCACAGACCTTATAGGCGGAAAAGATGACATTTTTATTAAATTTCCGGAAGGAACAACACTTCCCTGCAGTTGCCCCCACAACTGGCACCTTGAATATTTCCTTATAAACAACTATAAACCAGCTCGTGTAGGAAAAATGAGTGATATTCCCTATACAATGTATCTTGAAATCCCCGGCGGAATAACAATTAAAGCAGGGGAAACAGTAAATGTCGAGATAAAGAGTCAGGCAAACATATGGAACCCTAAAACACCGGGATTGTATAGTTTAACCCTCTGGACAACAAAACAGGGTAAAATGCAATCAAATGAATACGAAATCACATCAACACAAATACAAAATCTTGAAGTCGCAGCAACACCGAGCGCAAGCAGCCTCATTGGAGCATACAACATCACTTTCACCACAGGAGAAAAAGGAAATTTATATAATGGCCAGAATATATACATTCAGTTTCCCTCGGGAACTGCTTTTCCAAGCGTTCCTCATAAAAATAACATCGCGGTAAACGGGCAAGAGATTAGAGATGTATCCATCCAGGAGAACATAATGACTATCACTCTTGCATACTCTATCAATAAAAACAGAGATACCACTATTAAGATAGATGGAGGTTTTGGCTTAAAAAATCCGCCGGAAAAAGGCATCTACACATTAAATGTATGGACAGACAGCGAACCGGAACCTGTGGAAACAGAATTTGAAATAAAGTCGCAGTATATTGTTTTTACCCAGATTACAACAAATCCTCTCTCGCCAGATGGGTACAATAATTATTACAAAACAAAACCTGAAATAACACTCACCGGGGAAACAAACACTTCAGAAACAATTACAACATTCTATAAATTGGACGAAGGAACTTATTCCGAATATGCAGATCCATTCCAAATTCCAGAGGGCATCCATACGCTATATTATTACAGTAAAACAAATACCTATATCGAGGAAGAAAAATCTGAAGAATTTAAGGTAGATACAACAATTCCTATAATTAATATAGAATTCCCCGGAGATGACCCCTATTACACTGGAGATGAATCAATACTCATCTACGGAACATTAAGCGAAGCTGCACAACTCTCTATAATGCAAGGATTTGTAAATGTAAAGGATGATTTGACATTTGCAAAAGAGGTTATGTTAGCTCTTGGAGAAAATAAAATCAACATTTCTGCAACTGATATTGCGGGGAATAAAACATACCAAACAATTACAATAATTCTTGATACAACAGTGCCAATGTTAAGCGTCACATCGCCAGGTGAATGGAACACAATTAAAACAAAAGAAATCACTGTCATTGGCAACGTTTCACCATACAATACCGATGTCTACATCAACAATAAAAAAGTAAACGTATCAAATAATGGCGAATTTACCTACTCTTTTGTACCAGAAATCAAAGGCAGCCTCATACCCATAAAAGTAAAAGCCATCTATCCTTTATCAAAAAAGAGCGCAGAAAAAACAATAACTGTGATTTATGACCCTGTTCTTTTTGAGGTTGTTTTTACAGTAGACAGCTATACAGCACTTGTAAACAATGAGCAAAAGAAAATGGACGTTGCTCCATTTATTGACAAAAATTCAAATAGAACCCTTATACCTGTCAGGTTTGTCACTGAATTCTTAGGAGGGAAAGTAAGCTGGGATGGAGAAAAAAGGGAAGTAACAATACAGATAAGCGGTAAAGAGATCAAGTTGCAGATAGGAAACAGTACAACTTATATAGACGGTACACCCGTTGAGCTTGATCAACCTGCCATTATTAAAGAAAGCAGGACATTTGTGCCGCTGCGCTTCGTCGCAGAAACATTTGGTTTTACTGTAAATTGGGACTCAAACACAAGATCTATTAAGATCAATACTCCGTGA
- the pepV gene encoding dipeptidase PepV has protein sequence MREILKIRSVEQKATENAPFGEGVKAALQLALATGEEMGFKVKNLDNYSGYVEYGEGKELISVLGHLDVVPEGNGWDYPPYGAEIHEGKLYGRGTSDDKGPIMAALFGLYAIKEMRIPLKKRVRIIFGTNEESNWKGINYYKSVEKEPLIGFTPDGNFPVINSEKGILRITLLKNFAFDNTDITVKGGERANMVPDYAEAVLNQKMIKQIQNIPEGISISENKIIAKGRSAHAAKPWQGENAVAILCEVLSQVSMSEDVKSIIQFVSDKIGKTFYGEKIGVERDDKLSGKLTLNLGVLNIDKKHGEMLIDIRYPVTDKLERIVDNIKREAEKYGISIGKIFSLPPLFVDEKEPLVQRLISMYEEETGEKGCAMAIGGGTYSRIMDKGVAFGPVFPGVKPVEHEANEYISIDNLVKLAKIYAKAIQRLAE, from the coding sequence GTGAGAGAGATACTGAAAATTAGAAGTGTGGAGCAGAAAGCAACAGAAAATGCTCCATTTGGCGAAGGTGTGAAAGCAGCGTTGCAGCTTGCTCTTGCAACTGGTGAGGAAATGGGGTTTAAGGTAAAAAACCTGGATAATTACTCTGGTTATGTTGAGTACGGAGAAGGAAAAGAATTAATAAGCGTTCTGGGGCATCTTGATGTTGTTCCGGAAGGGAATGGGTGGGACTATCCGCCGTATGGTGCAGAAATTCACGAGGGTAAACTTTACGGGCGTGGCACAAGTGATGACAAAGGGCCTATAATGGCAGCTTTATTTGGCCTGTATGCAATAAAAGAAATGAGAATTCCCTTAAAAAAGAGGGTGAGAATTATTTTTGGTACCAATGAGGAATCAAACTGGAAAGGGATTAACTATTACAAGAGTGTTGAGAAAGAGCCTCTTATTGGTTTTACTCCGGATGGCAATTTCCCGGTAATTAATAGTGAAAAAGGAATACTGAGGATTACCCTGTTAAAAAATTTTGCATTTGATAATACAGATATCACTGTTAAGGGAGGAGAGCGGGCTAATATGGTTCCAGATTATGCAGAAGCAGTGTTAAATCAGAAAATGATAAAACAGATTCAAAACATTCCAGAAGGTATTTCCATTTCAGAAAACAAGATTATTGCAAAGGGTAGGTCTGCTCATGCAGCGAAACCATGGCAGGGAGAAAATGCAGTAGCGATACTTTGTGAAGTATTATCACAGGTAAGTATGAGCGAGGACGTAAAGTCTATTATACAGTTTGTTTCTGATAAAATTGGAAAGACTTTTTACGGTGAAAAAATCGGAGTAGAAAGAGATGATAAACTTTCGGGTAAACTCACACTGAATCTTGGTGTGCTGAATATTGACAAAAAACACGGGGAAATGCTTATTGATATACGTTATCCCGTTACCGATAAACTGGAGAGAATCGTTGATAATATTAAAAGGGAAGCAGAAAAATATGGTATTTCGATTGGAAAGATATTTAGTTTGCCGCCTCTTTTTGTTGACGAGAAAGAGCCACTTGTGCAAAGACTAATTAGTATGTATGAAGAAGAAACAGGGGAAAAAGGATGTGCAATGGCTATCGGGGGCGGGACTTATTCGAGAATAATGGATAAAGGCGTTGCTTTTGGGCCTGTGTTTCCCGGAGTAAAACCGGTAGAACATGAGGCAAATGAATATATAAGTATTGATAATCTTGTAAAGCTTGCCAAGATTTACGCAAAAGCGATACAAAGACTTGCAGAATAG
- a CDS encoding YtxH domain-containing protein: MEENRTSSFLSGLFLGGMTGFILGVLFAPRAGVETRELLKEKGQEIEMKVKEVTDEVKAKGRDILTGSGVEIQEESGES, encoded by the coding sequence ATGGAAGAAAATAGGACAAGTTCATTTCTTAGTGGATTGTTTTTGGGTGGGATGACTGGATTTATCCTTGGTGTTTTGTTTGCACCGCGAGCTGGAGTTGAAACCAGAGAATTGCTTAAAGAAAAAGGGCAAGAGATTGAAATGAAAGTGAAAGAAGTGACTGATGAAGTAAAAGCAAAAGGGCGAGACATTTTAACGGGAAGTGGAGTGGAAATTCAGGAAGAAAGCGGAGAGAGTTAA
- a CDS encoding adenosine-specific kinase, which translates to MDLKIKIIKVDKPEDLNTIIGQTHFIKSVEDLYEALIASTPTIKFGIGFVEASGDALIRWAGNDKNLIELAKKNAYKIGAGHVFIIFLKDAYPINVLNAIKNIQEVCCIYVASSNPLEVVIGETEQGRAILGVVDGISPKGIETEEDIKKRKELLRKFGYKM; encoded by the coding sequence ATGGATTTAAAGATTAAAATTATAAAAGTTGACAAGCCCGAAGACCTTAATACAATCATTGGCCAAACGCATTTTATAAAATCAGTAGAAGATTTATATGAAGCACTTATCGCGTCCACGCCAACAATTAAATTTGGCATAGGTTTTGTAGAAGCGTCAGGTGATGCACTGATCAGATGGGCGGGAAATGATAAAAACCTTATAGAACTTGCCAAAAAAAACGCATATAAAATAGGCGCAGGTCATGTCTTTATCATTTTTTTAAAAGATGCGTACCCGATTAATGTGCTAAATGCAATAAAAAATATACAGGAAGTCTGTTGCATATACGTTGCCAGTTCTAACCCGCTGGAAGTAGTCATAGGAGAAACAGAGCAGGGAAGAGCGATTTTGGGCGTTGTTGATGGTATCAGTCCTAAAGGTATTGAAACAGAGGAAGATATTAAAAAAAGAAAAGAACTCCTAAGAAAATTTGGCTATAAAATGTAA
- a CDS encoding redoxin domain-containing protein: protein MSKARDGRKKERKKTKVSKKTLNKSNIRPIIIVSAIIVAAIIITVLILKTNSFSQYTKTISKDEAREEIFGYIPGVSNPRALSNALRIADSFAVEDLEKDGEIVAKEAIIVIDNPDSEKSSKISQKAYMLLIIDDELNVLGLKPFKPTYFTLGIDFDKFFDAFEGKSANQFILKVDGVYTNDSNTALLIKNKVKEAMSLFYIEKYGVTEYDKISKDEFTFAEKGIKIESIETDDINGETVDLSQLKDYKLILIGGNPHCGGCVTSVKRIANEIEKYDTSNTKFLVFSFSDTLEDAHKIGDQLPEGTIIIQDTDRALAKQLKIDASPYIALVDKDLTLFYRGPCEPTRETLSNIKEFLGGE, encoded by the coding sequence ATGAGTAAAGCAAGAGATGGAAGAAAAAAAGAGAGAAAAAAGACAAAGGTTAGCAAAAAAACTTTAAATAAAAGTAATATTCGCCCCATTATTATTGTTTCCGCAATAATTGTGGCAGCAATAATTATTACAGTTTTGATTCTAAAAACAAATAGTTTTTCGCAATACACAAAGACTATTTCAAAAGATGAAGCGCGAGAAGAAATATTCGGGTATATCCCGGGTGTATCCAATCCGCGTGCGCTTTCAAATGCGCTCCGCATCGCAGACAGCTTCGCGGTAGAAGACCTAGAAAAAGACGGAGAAATAGTAGCAAAAGAGGCCATTATAGTCATTGATAATCCTGACAGCGAAAAATCTTCAAAAATTTCACAAAAAGCATATATGCTGCTCATTATAGACGATGAGCTTAATGTGCTTGGGTTAAAACCGTTCAAGCCAACATATTTCACGTTAGGTATAGATTTTGATAAATTTTTTGATGCATTTGAGGGAAAAAGTGCTAATCAATTCATTCTTAAAGTCGATGGTGTTTATACAAATGACAGCAACACGGCACTGCTCATAAAAAATAAAGTAAAAGAGGCGATGAGCCTTTTTTATATAGAAAAATATGGAGTAACTGAGTATGATAAAATTTCAAAAGATGAATTCACATTTGCAGAAAAAGGTATAAAGATTGAGTCAATAGAAACAGACGATATTAACGGAGAAACTGTTGACCTGAGCCAGCTAAAAGATTACAAGCTTATCCTTATAGGCGGTAACCCGCATTGCGGAGGATGTGTTACTTCTGTTAAAAGAATTGCAAATGAAATTGAAAAATATGACACTTCGAATACAAAATTTCTTGTATTCTCGTTTAGCGATACCCTCGAGGATGCGCACAAAATAGGAGACCAGCTCCCTGAAGGGACTATCATAATACAAGACACTGATAGAGCTCTTGCAAAACAACTAAAAATAGATGCTTCCCCTTACATTGCCCTTGTTGATAAAGATCTTACCCTTTTTTACAGGGGACCGTGCGAACCAACAAGAGAAACATTATCAAATATAAAAGAATTTTTAGGAGGAGAATAG
- a CDS encoding M2 family metallopeptidase yields the protein MNIKIFLEEINSNIQRMWEHTALAYWNLATTGKEEYGKEVEKTEIEMRMYLSDKNRFEIVKKAQSDESLSEVEKREIKLLYDSMLPNQLPEEKIQETVKKEVEIESLFANFRAKIDGKEVSNNEIDNILKNSTDIELRKKAWLAGKEIGKEMAYRIIELIKLRNENAKLLGFSNYYDMMMDLQELSTKEIHNIFHEFKEETDSLFADIKDEIDTTLSKKLNSEKSELMPWHYSDLWFQEAPEVDGFDYDSLLKDKDLVELTKNTYSSIGLDITDILKRSDLYERKGKNQHAFTLSVDKAGDVRVLANIRPNISSQETMLHEYGHAIYDKYINRKLPFTLRGPAHIFTTEAVAMFFGRMSRDAQWYQKLTGIDDKTYEEISKKMKRLMRNQLMITARWVMTFVFFEKELYQNPDRKDLNELWYNTVRELQHLNIPNERKGYPDWSAKIHFGIAPVYYHNYLLGEMMASQMHHHITKNISENILSENVGKFFDEKIFKPGSLYRWNELLTRVTGETLNPVHLANQLKEKI from the coding sequence ATGAATATTAAAATATTCCTTGAAGAAATAAACAGCAATATCCAGAGAATGTGGGAACATACAGCCCTGGCATACTGGAATCTTGCAACAACAGGCAAAGAAGAATACGGAAAAGAAGTAGAAAAAACAGAAATAGAAATGAGGATGTATCTTTCCGATAAAAACCGATTTGAAATTGTAAAGAAAGCACAATCTGACGAATCTCTCTCGGAAGTAGAAAAAAGAGAAATAAAACTTCTATACGACTCAATGCTTCCAAATCAATTACCTGAAGAAAAGATCCAGGAAACTGTAAAAAAAGAGGTTGAAATCGAATCGCTTTTTGCAAACTTTCGTGCAAAAATTGATGGGAAAGAAGTATCTAATAATGAAATTGACAATATTCTCAAAAATAGCACTGACATAGAATTACGGAAAAAAGCATGGTTAGCAGGAAAAGAAATTGGAAAAGAAATGGCCTACCGCATCATAGAACTCATCAAATTACGAAACGAAAATGCAAAACTATTAGGCTTTTCAAACTATTATGATATGATGATGGACCTTCAAGAACTCTCAACAAAAGAAATTCATAACATATTTCACGAGTTTAAAGAGGAAACAGATTCCCTCTTTGCAGATATAAAAGATGAAATTGATACTACACTCTCAAAGAAGCTCAATTCAGAAAAATCAGAACTCATGCCATGGCACTACTCCGATTTGTGGTTTCAAGAAGCACCAGAAGTTGATGGATTTGATTATGACTCCTTGTTAAAAGATAAAGATCTTGTCGAGCTTACTAAAAACACGTACAGTTCCATAGGGCTCGACATAACGGACATCCTTAAACGTTCGGATCTCTATGAAAGAAAAGGAAAGAACCAACATGCATTCACACTATCTGTTGACAAAGCAGGCGATGTAAGGGTATTAGCCAACATACGGCCAAATATAAGTTCACAGGAAACAATGCTCCACGAATACGGTCACGCTATTTATGACAAATACATTAACAGAAAATTGCCTTTTACTCTACGGGGTCCTGCTCACATCTTTACAACAGAAGCTGTTGCAATGTTCTTTGGCAGAATGTCAAGGGACGCACAATGGTATCAGAAACTTACAGGAATAGATGATAAAACATACGAAGAAATATCAAAAAAAATGAAACGCCTAATGAGAAACCAGCTTATGATCACAGCTCGATGGGTTATGACATTTGTATTCTTTGAAAAAGAACTTTATCAAAATCCAGACAGAAAAGACCTGAATGAGCTCTGGTACAATACCGTTAGAGAACTTCAGCATTTAAATATTCCAAACGAGAGAAAAGGATATCCCGATTGGTCGGCAAAAATACACTTTGGAATAGCGCCTGTCTACTACCATAATTATCTGTTGGGAGAGATGATGGCTTCGCAGATGCACCACCACATTACAAAAAACATTTCAGAAAATATTCTTAGTGAAAACGTGGGAAAATTCTTTGATGAAAAAATATTTAAACCAGGCTCACTATATCGCTGGAACGAGCTTCTCACGCGCGTGACAGGCGAAACACTAAATCCGGTGCACCTTGCAAATCAATTGAAAGAAAAAATTTAA
- a CDS encoding DNA glycosylase translates to MQNSIQISVSGNFSLHKTLLCGQIFRVFEIENGFIVPFNRSLLKLLQKKNKIHCISYGKSVSQAEVKKFLGINDDIDSINGALTRKEAKFSQIIQYGKGLRIMRQNPYETTISFLFSIQSSIPVIKRRLNLLSEMVGEKIRVDGTMYYFFPGSEALRNLDVQSVKKLHLGFREKWFVDFVQNYDETFFSHILKKSFEEKEKKLLGIKGVGKKVAHCILLFSMSELSAFPVDVWIKRGMYELFEVKGSSKKITETGRGMFGKYAGYAQEYLFYYLRNYSK, encoded by the coding sequence TTGCAGAATAGCATACAGATTTCTGTTTCAGGTAATTTTTCGCTTCATAAGACTTTGTTGTGTGGCCAGATCTTTAGAGTATTTGAAATAGAGAATGGGTTTATTGTTCCATTTAATCGGTCTCTTTTGAAACTTTTGCAGAAAAAAAATAAAATACATTGCATTTCATACGGGAAGTCTGTTTCCCAAGCGGAAGTAAAAAAATTTTTAGGAATAAATGACGACATCGATAGCATTAATGGAGCGCTTACAAGAAAAGAAGCAAAATTTTCACAGATTATTCAGTACGGGAAAGGGTTAAGAATCATGCGGCAAAATCCGTATGAAACAACGATTTCGTTTCTCTTCTCCATACAGAGCTCTATTCCTGTTATTAAACGTAGATTAAATCTTCTTTCCGAAATGGTTGGCGAAAAGATAAGAGTAGATGGGACGATGTATTATTTTTTCCCTGGGAGTGAAGCTTTAAGAAATTTGGATGTTCAAAGTGTGAAAAAATTGCATCTTGGATTTCGAGAAAAATGGTTTGTAGATTTCGTTCAAAATTATGATGAAACTTTTTTTTCTCATATCTTAAAAAAAAGTTTTGAGGAGAAAGAAAAAAAACTTCTTGGCATTAAAGGTGTTGGGAAAAAAGTGGCTCACTGTATTTTACTTTTTTCTATGAGCGAGCTTTCAGCATTTCCCGTGGACGTGTGGATTAAAAGGGGTATGTATGAGTTATTTGAGGTGAAGGGAAGCAGTAAAAAGATTACCGAAACAGGAAGGGGGATGTTTGGCAAATATGCAGGGTATGCTCAGGAGTATTTGTTCTATTATTTGCGTAATTATTCTAAGTAG
- a CDS encoding DUF948 domain-containing protein, with protein MLKVETLRCFPEVHMKLPPVRWTSKSVKPRLLRGKLMEVKMTSLIIAVWGLLIVATVGVVVMLVFIFKMKKSTEKMLNETENLIKKVEEQIDNLGKNLNETTENTKDATFHLKNALKNMEKISKFINLATPFATVLLVMQGFIKKTDSKQSNILGKMINVGKFLVAVQQGFLVAKKISSNKKGGIANYGRK; from the coding sequence GTGCTGAAAGTTGAAACGCTTCGGTGTTTCCCGGAAGTACATATGAAACTTCCACCTGTCCGATGGACTTCAAAATCTGTTAAGCCACGGCTTCTGCGGGGTAAATTGATGGAGGTAAAAATGACATCTTTGATTATAGCAGTGTGGGGATTGCTGATAGTAGCGACTGTGGGAGTCGTAGTTATGTTGGTTTTTATTTTTAAAATGAAAAAATCGACAGAAAAAATGCTCAATGAGACGGAAAATCTCATTAAGAAAGTTGAAGAGCAGATAGATAATCTTGGTAAGAATCTTAACGAAACTACAGAAAACACAAAGGATGCTACGTTTCACCTTAAAAATGCACTAAAAAATATGGAGAAAATAAGCAAATTTATAAACTTGGCAACGCCATTTGCAACTGTATTGCTTGTTATGCAGGGTTTTATAAAAAAAACTGATTCAAAGCAGAGCAACATACTTGGCAAAATGATAAATGTAGGAAAGTTCCTTGTTGCTGTACAACAAGGATTTTTAGTAGCTAAAAAGATTTCATCTAACAAAAAAGGAGGTATTGCGAATTATGGAAGAAAATAG